One window from the genome of Nisaea sediminum encodes:
- the glpK gene encoding glycerol kinase GlpK, giving the protein MNAVAKAADNRLILALDQGTTSSRAIIFDANTRVAAVAQQEFPQHFPQSGWVEHDPEDLWRSTVETARAAIAKVGGAERIAAIGITNQRETTVVWDRRTGAPVSNAIVWQDRRTASFCSRLKDAGHEELFTSRTGLLLDPYFSGTKIAWILDHVEGARAKAEAGDLAFGTVDSWLIWRLTGGKVHATDATNASRTLVYDIHKGDWDDELLGILGIPRSMLPEVKDSADDFGTTEADILGAAIPISGVAGDQQAATVGQACFEAGMLKSTYGTGCFALLNTGAAPVRSRNRLLTTIAYRLGGKPAYALEGSIFVAGAAVQWLRDGLGMIGQAAESSTLAAQADTAHRVYLVPAFTGLGAPYWDAEARGAMFGLTRASGPADFARAALESVGYQTRDLLEAMHSDWSAGGDDTVLRVDGGMVASDWAMQFLADILGAPVDRPVVAETTALGAAYLAGLRHDYYPDPQAMAAQWALERRFEPRMETAMRDELYRGWRDAVRRTVSA; this is encoded by the coding sequence ATGAACGCAGTCGCAAAGGCCGCAGACAACCGGCTCATTCTCGCGCTGGACCAAGGCACGACGTCCAGCCGCGCCATCATCTTCGACGCCAATACGCGCGTCGCGGCCGTCGCGCAGCAGGAGTTCCCGCAGCATTTCCCGCAATCCGGATGGGTCGAGCACGATCCGGAGGATCTCTGGCGCAGCACGGTGGAAACCGCGCGCGCGGCGATCGCGAAAGTCGGCGGAGCCGAGCGGATCGCGGCCATCGGCATCACCAACCAGCGCGAGACCACGGTGGTCTGGGACCGGCGCACCGGCGCACCGGTCTCGAATGCCATCGTCTGGCAGGACCGGCGGACAGCTTCCTTCTGCTCCAGGCTGAAGGATGCCGGGCACGAGGAACTCTTCACCAGCCGTACCGGCCTCCTCCTCGATCCCTATTTCAGCGGCACCAAGATCGCCTGGATTCTCGACCATGTGGAGGGCGCGCGGGCGAAGGCCGAAGCGGGAGATCTCGCCTTCGGCACCGTCGACAGCTGGCTGATCTGGCGCCTGACCGGCGGCAAGGTTCATGCGACCGACGCGACCAACGCCTCGCGCACGCTGGTCTATGACATTCACAAGGGCGACTGGGACGACGAGCTGCTCGGCATTCTCGGCATCCCGCGCTCGATGCTGCCGGAAGTGAAGGACTCCGCCGACGATTTCGGCACCACCGAGGCCGATATCCTCGGTGCCGCCATTCCGATTTCCGGCGTCGCGGGGGATCAGCAGGCGGCGACGGTCGGGCAGGCCTGCTTCGAGGCGGGGATGCTGAAATCGACTTACGGCACGGGCTGCTTCGCCCTGCTCAATACCGGCGCCGCACCCGTACGTTCACGCAACCGGCTGCTGACGACGATCGCTTATCGTCTGGGCGGCAAGCCGGCTTACGCGCTGGAAGGTTCGATCTTCGTCGCCGGGGCGGCGGTGCAATGGCTGCGCGACGGGCTCGGCATGATCGGGCAGGCGGCGGAGAGCAGCACGCTTGCGGCGCAGGCTGATACGGCGCACCGGGTTTACCTCGTGCCCGCCTTCACCGGGCTTGGTGCGCCCTACTGGGATGCCGAGGCGCGCGGCGCGATGTTCGGCCTGACCCGCGCATCGGGTCCCGCCGATTTTGCCCGTGCCGCGCTGGAGAGCGTCGGCTATCAGACCCGCGACCTTCTGGAGGCGATGCACAGTGACTGGAGCGCGGGCGGAGACGACACCGTGCTCCGGGTCGACGGCGGCATGGTCGCCTCCGACTGGGCCATGCAATTCCTTGCCGACATTCTCGGCGCGCCGGTCGACCGTCCGGTGGTGGCGGAGACCACGGCACTCGGCGCGGCCTACCTCGCCGGCCTCCGGCACGATTATTACCCGGACCCGCAGGCGATGGCAGCGCAATGGGCGCTCGAACGACGTTTCGAGCCGCGCATGGAAACCGCGATGCGGGACGAACTCTACCGGGGCTGGCGCGACGCTGTCCGGCGGACGGTTTCCGCGTGA
- the ppa gene encoding inorganic diphosphatase: MDVSKITTGPNPPYEVHAVIEIPQGGVPVKYELDKDSGAMMVDRFLHTAMFYPANYGFIPNTLSDDGDPADILVVTGSGVVPGAVIPCRPIGVVHLEDEAGMDEKILAVPVEKLHPYYANVKSYRDLPEILIQQIVHFFEHYKDLEQDKWVKFIEMGDEESARKTILEAIERAKTAK; the protein is encoded by the coding sequence TTGGACGTTAGCAAGATCACGACCGGCCCGAACCCGCCCTACGAGGTGCATGCCGTCATCGAGATCCCCCAGGGCGGGGTGCCGGTCAAATACGAACTGGACAAGGACTCCGGTGCCATGATGGTCGACCGGTTCCTGCACACGGCCATGTTCTACCCGGCAAATTACGGTTTCATTCCCAACACGCTGTCCGACGACGGTGATCCGGCCGATATCCTGGTCGTCACCGGCTCCGGCGTGGTTCCGGGTGCCGTGATTCCGTGCCGCCCGATCGGCGTCGTCCATCTCGAGGACGAGGCGGGTATGGACGAGAAGATCCTCGCCGTGCCGGTCGAGAAGCTGCACCCCTACTATGCCAACGTGAAGAGCTATCGTGACCTGCCGGAGATCCTGATCCAGCAGATCGTCCACTTCTTCGAGCACTACAAGGATCTCGAGCAGGACAAGTGGGTGAAGTTCATCGAGATGGGCGACGAGGAATCGGCGCGCAAGACCATTCTCGAGGCGATCGAGCGGGCCAAGACGGCGAAGTAA
- a CDS encoding metallophosphoesterase, whose translation MTDAGSGRRLWAISDLHLASEVNRAALRELPDHGDDWLILAGDIAEREELFVEALELLSGRFGTIVWVPGNHDLWTDRRPGAVSRRGEARYLHLVELARSAGAVTPEDPYSRWPEDLDGAPVFIAPLFLLYDYSFRPEGIALENLKDWVRQKHAVPADELLLDPAPYDSRADWCAARCEETETRLAALPADARTVLVNHWPLREDLIRIPRVPRFSPWCGTRRTHDWHRRFRSVEVITGHLHTRRTDVIDGTRFHEVSLGYPRQWEQSRGMADYLKDVTPGRELVVSRESRYDVRGAQS comes from the coding sequence GTGACGGACGCCGGCTCCGGCAGGCGTCTCTGGGCGATCTCGGATCTGCATCTCGCGTCCGAGGTCAACCGGGCCGCGCTCCGGGAGCTGCCGGACCATGGTGACGACTGGTTGATCCTCGCCGGCGATATCGCGGAGCGCGAGGAACTCTTCGTCGAGGCCCTTGAGCTGCTCTCCGGCCGCTTCGGCACGATCGTCTGGGTTCCCGGGAATCACGATCTCTGGACCGATCGGCGGCCCGGAGCCGTTTCCCGCCGCGGAGAAGCACGCTATCTCCATCTGGTCGAACTCGCGCGGTCGGCGGGCGCCGTTACGCCAGAAGATCCCTATTCGCGCTGGCCGGAAGATCTGGACGGTGCGCCGGTCTTCATCGCGCCGCTCTTCCTGCTCTACGATTACAGCTTCAGGCCAGAGGGCATCGCGCTCGAGAACCTGAAGGACTGGGTGCGGCAAAAGCACGCGGTGCCGGCGGACGAACTGCTGCTGGATCCCGCGCCCTACGACAGCCGGGCCGACTGGTGTGCCGCGCGCTGCGAGGAGACGGAAACCCGCCTCGCGGCGCTGCCTGCGGATGCGCGGACCGTGCTTGTCAATCACTGGCCGCTCCGCGAGGATCTGATTCGTATCCCCCGTGTGCCGCGGTTTTCGCCCTGGTGCGGGACCCGCCGCACGCATGACTGGCACCGCCGGTTCCGCTCCGTCGAGGTGATCACAGGGCATCTCCATACGCGCCGGACCGACGTCATCGACGGCACGCGCTTCCATGAGGTGTCCCTCGGATATCCCCGGCAATGGGAACAAAGCCGCGGCATGGCGGATTACCTGAAGGACGTGACGCCCGGGCGGGAATTGGTTGTGAGCCGGGAAAGCCGTTACGATGTCCGGGGAGCACAATCATGA
- a CDS encoding MFS transporter yields MSLATSAARFCQAFRNRDYSIYCIGSSLTVIGLWMQRIAIGWVTWKLTESPTWLGIISFAELFPVVLLSPFAGALADRLDRIQIARVAQCLNMIQATILTALTLSGTLTIWSLCALALWTGIVVSFWQPARMALIPNLVQREDLASAVAINSVIFNAARFVGPAIAGLVIVGYGAGYAFLANAISYLPFIAALFMIRPRPDLTPRKSHGGLFAQMVEGYSYSLRHPGIGPTLVLMLVACICMRPVFELLPGYAVEIFARGAEGLSMMATVTGIGAVLGGIYLGQRAGLEGLVQLSLFSVAAMIVSLLVFSLTSNFWIGLFALAVAGGAMVTHGAGAQTLIQSAVDEGMRGRVIALYGMMFRGGPAVGALAMGWVSDWAGLRWPLVVGCGLTALALFWMISRRAAIREALEARGGIGS; encoded by the coding sequence ATGTCCCTCGCCACTTCGGCGGCACGCTTCTGTCAGGCGTTCCGCAACCGCGATTACTCGATCTATTGCATCGGCAGCTCCCTGACCGTCATCGGTCTGTGGATGCAGCGGATCGCGATCGGCTGGGTAACCTGGAAACTGACCGAAAGCCCGACCTGGCTCGGCATCATCTCTTTCGCCGAGCTTTTTCCGGTGGTGCTGTTGAGCCCCTTCGCGGGCGCGCTCGCGGACCGGCTCGACCGTATTCAGATCGCCCGCGTCGCCCAATGCCTCAACATGATCCAGGCGACGATCCTGACCGCGCTGACCCTGAGCGGGACGCTGACCATCTGGTCGCTCTGCGCTCTGGCGCTCTGGACAGGGATCGTCGTTTCCTTCTGGCAGCCGGCCCGGATGGCGCTGATCCCCAACCTGGTCCAGCGCGAGGATCTCGCTTCCGCGGTGGCGATCAATTCGGTGATCTTCAACGCGGCTCGTTTCGTCGGGCCGGCGATTGCCGGACTGGTGATCGTCGGCTACGGCGCGGGCTATGCGTTTCTTGCCAATGCGATCAGCTATCTTCCCTTCATCGCCGCCCTCTTCATGATCCGGCCCCGTCCGGACCTCACCCCGCGCAAGAGCCACGGCGGCCTCTTCGCCCAGATGGTCGAGGGTTACAGCTATTCTCTCAGGCATCCCGGCATCGGGCCGACCCTGGTGCTGATGCTGGTCGCCTGCATCTGCATGCGTCCGGTCTTTGAGCTGTTGCCGGGCTATGCGGTGGAGATCTTCGCCCGCGGCGCCGAAGGGCTTTCCATGATGGCAACGGTCACCGGGATCGGTGCCGTCCTCGGCGGCATCTATCTCGGGCAGCGTGCCGGGCTGGAAGGACTGGTGCAGCTCTCGCTCTTCAGCGTCGCGGCGATGATCGTCTCCCTGCTGGTGTTCAGCCTGACTTCGAATTTCTGGATCGGTCTCTTTGCGCTCGCCGTTGCCGGCGGGGCGATGGTGACGCACGGCGCCGGGGCGCAGACCCTGATCCAGTCCGCGGTCGACGAAGGAATGCGCGGCCGGGTCATCGCGCTCTACGGCATGATGTTCCGGGGAGGGCCCGCGGTCGGCGCGCTCGCCATGGGATGGGTCTCCGACTGGGCCGGGTTGCGCTGGCCTTTGGTCGTCGGCTGCGGACTGACCGCGCTGGCGCTGTTCTGGATGATCTCGCGCCGGGCCGCGATCCGCGAGGCGCTGGAGGCGCGCGGGGGGATCGGATCGTGA
- a CDS encoding pyridoxal phosphate-dependent aminotransferase produces the protein MSFIADRLGRIKPSPTIAISTKARELKAAGGDVIGLSAGEPDFDTPAHIVEAAIEAMKRGDTRYTDPDGTPELKDAICRKFKRDNNLDYKRNQVTVGTGGKQVLYNALMATLNPGDEVIIPAPYWVSYPDMVLLAEGEPVIIPCPQEMGFKLQPEDLEKAITPKTKWIILNSPSNPTGAGYSWEDMKKVTDVLMKHPHVYVMTDDMYEKLVFDDFKFCTPAEVEPGLYDRTLTVNGMSKAFCMTGWRIGFAAGPVELITAIRKIQSQSTSNPSSISQAASIAALDGPQDFIEKHNESFKARRDLVVSMLNQASGLNCPTPDGAFYVYPSCAGVIGKKTPDGKVIENDEDFCTYMLEAEGVAAVHGEAFGLSPHFRISYATSDEVLEDACARIQRACAALR, from the coding sequence ATGAGCTTCATCGCTGACCGTCTCGGCCGCATCAAGCCGTCCCCCACCATTGCCATCAGCACCAAGGCGCGCGAGCTGAAAGCCGCGGGCGGCGATGTGATCGGCCTTTCCGCAGGCGAGCCGGATTTCGACACTCCGGCGCATATCGTCGAGGCTGCCATCGAGGCCATGAAACGGGGCGATACCCGCTACACCGATCCGGACGGCACGCCGGAGCTGAAGGACGCGATCTGCCGCAAGTTCAAGCGCGACAACAATCTCGACTACAAGCGCAATCAGGTGACCGTCGGCACCGGCGGCAAGCAGGTGCTCTACAACGCCCTGATGGCGACCCTCAATCCGGGTGACGAAGTCATCATCCCGGCACCCTACTGGGTCTCCTATCCGGACATGGTGCTGCTGGCCGAAGGCGAGCCGGTGATCATCCCCTGCCCGCAGGAGATGGGGTTCAAGCTGCAGCCGGAGGATCTCGAGAAGGCGATCACGCCGAAGACCAAGTGGATCATCCTGAACAGCCCGTCCAACCCGACCGGCGCCGGCTACAGCTGGGAGGACATGAAGAAGGTCACCGACGTGCTGATGAAGCATCCGCACGTCTATGTCATGACCGACGACATGTACGAGAAGCTGGTCTTCGACGACTTCAAGTTCTGCACCCCGGCGGAGGTCGAGCCCGGCCTTTATGACCGCACGCTGACGGTCAACGGGATGTCCAAGGCCTTCTGCATGACCGGCTGGCGCATCGGTTTCGCCGCCGGCCCGGTCGAGCTGATCACCGCGATCCGCAAGATCCAGTCGCAGTCGACCTCCAACCCATCCTCGATCAGCCAGGCGGCCTCGATCGCCGCGCTCGACGGTCCGCAGGACTTCATCGAGAAGCACAACGAGTCCTTCAAGGCGCGCCGCGATCTCGTGGTCTCCATGCTGAACCAGGCCAGCGGCCTCAACTGCCCGACCCCGGACGGCGCCTTCTACGTCTACCCGTCCTGCGCCGGCGTGATCGGCAAGAAGACGCCGGACGGCAAGGTGATCGAGAACGACGAGGATTTCTGCACCTACATGCTTGAGGCCGAAGGCGTCGCGGCGGTGCATGGCGAGGCGTTCGGCCTCAGCCCGCATTTCCGCATCTCCTACGCGACTTCCGATGAGGTGTTGGAAGACGCCTGCGCCCGCATCCAGCGCGCCTGCGCCGCTTTGCGCTGA
- the pcaD gene encoding 3-oxoadipate enol-lactonase codes for MPHIDANGIRLHYRIDGPDSGRPLLLSNSLASNLYMWDPQIDALTGAGFRVIRYDSRGHGQSDAPEGPYTIEMLAEDAVALLDGLGVAKADFCGLSKGGMVGQMLGVRHADRVSKLILADTGAYMPTKEMWDGRIKTVEKGGMEAVADATLERWFTPASHQTRPSDLEKVRAMILGTPPQGFIGCSRAIQAMDQRGTIGAITNPTLVIVGAEDPATTPAHAKEIHGLIKGSSYVEIPEAAHFANFEQPELFTKAVLDFLDG; via the coding sequence ATGCCGCATATCGACGCCAACGGGATCAGGCTGCATTACCGTATCGACGGGCCGGACAGCGGCCGCCCGCTTCTGCTGTCCAACTCGCTCGCCTCCAATCTCTACATGTGGGACCCGCAGATCGACGCCCTGACCGGCGCGGGTTTCCGCGTGATCCGCTACGACAGCCGGGGGCATGGCCAGTCCGATGCGCCGGAAGGGCCCTATACGATCGAGATGCTGGCCGAGGACGCGGTCGCCCTGCTCGACGGTCTCGGCGTCGCCAAAGCCGATTTCTGCGGCCTCTCCAAGGGCGGCATGGTCGGCCAGATGCTCGGCGTCCGGCATGCGGACCGGGTCTCGAAACTGATCCTCGCCGATACCGGCGCCTACATGCCGACGAAGGAAATGTGGGACGGCCGGATCAAGACGGTGGAGAAGGGCGGCATGGAGGCGGTGGCTGACGCCACGCTGGAGCGCTGGTTCACCCCGGCCAGCCATCAGACACGTCCCAGCGACCTCGAGAAGGTGCGCGCTATGATCCTCGGCACGCCGCCGCAGGGGTTCATCGGCTGCAGCCGTGCCATCCAGGCGATGGACCAGCGCGGCACGATCGGGGCGATCACCAACCCGACCCTCGTCATCGTCGGTGCCGAGGACCCGGCCACCACGCCGGCCCATGCCAAGGAGATCCACGGCCTGATCAAGGGTTCGTCCTATGTCGAGATCCCGGAGGCGGCCCATTTCGCCAATTTCGAACAGCCGGAACTGTTCACGAAGGCGGTGCTGGATTTTCTGGATGGGTGA
- a CDS encoding lipid A deacylase LpxR family protein, whose translation MKTLRLAAMAAVLAATGASACPAFADEKKEPVTGAFNFTIENDMVNGTDRNYTNGAALQYTDTLNRVPWSVRAAAAPFIDPSADIRVTYQLGQNLYTPQDIERKIPDPNDRPYGAWLYGAVGVLADTEDTVTSLQLSLGMVGPAALGEPVQSFVHSVIDTREPRGWDSQIKNEPALLLTFEKKWNERLLGAPYGYQIDAAPYVGGALGNVFTHVNGGMMLRFGEDLPQGDYGPPRIQPSTPGSGYFEPADDFGWYLFAGIEGRLVGRNIFLDGNTFTDSPSVDKKVMVGDFTYGIVFNVGRARVSLTQVVRTPEFSGDDDFSTFGSLGVTYAF comes from the coding sequence ATGAAGACTCTCCGCCTCGCGGCCATGGCCGCCGTCCTTGCCGCGACAGGCGCGTCCGCCTGCCCGGCATTCGCCGACGAGAAGAAGGAGCCCGTCACCGGCGCCTTCAACTTCACCATCGAAAACGACATGGTGAACGGTACCGACCGGAATTACACGAACGGGGCGGCGCTGCAATACACCGATACGCTGAACCGGGTTCCCTGGAGCGTGCGCGCGGCAGCAGCCCCCTTCATCGATCCGAGCGCCGACATCCGCGTCACCTACCAGCTCGGCCAGAACCTCTACACGCCGCAGGATATCGAGCGGAAGATCCCGGACCCGAACGACCGGCCGTATGGCGCCTGGCTCTATGGTGCGGTCGGCGTTCTCGCTGATACGGAAGACACGGTCACCTCGCTGCAGCTCAGCCTCGGAATGGTCGGTCCGGCCGCGCTCGGCGAACCGGTGCAGAGCTTCGTCCACAGCGTGATCGATACCCGCGAGCCGCGCGGCTGGGACAGCCAGATCAAGAACGAGCCGGCCCTCTTGCTGACCTTCGAGAAGAAATGGAACGAACGGCTACTCGGCGCGCCCTACGGTTACCAGATCGACGCGGCGCCCTATGTCGGCGGCGCCCTCGGCAACGTCTTCACCCATGTCAACGGCGGCATGATGCTGCGCTTCGGCGAGGATCTTCCGCAGGGCGACTACGGCCCGCCACGGATCCAGCCGAGTACTCCGGGCTCCGGCTATTTCGAGCCGGCGGACGATTTCGGCTGGTATCTCTTCGCCGGGATCGAGGGGCGGCTGGTCGGGCGCAACATCTTCCTCGACGGCAACACCTTCACCGACAGCCCCTCGGTCGACAAGAAGGTCATGGTCGGCGATTTCACCTACGGGATCGTCTTCAATGTCGGCCGCGCCCGGGTCTCGCTGACCCAGGTCGTGCGCACGCCGGAATTCAGCGGCGACGACGACTTCTCGACCTTCGGCTCGCTCGGCGTGACCTATGCGTTCTGA
- the lepA gene encoding translation elongation factor 4, with amino-acid sequence MTDLSHIRNFAIIAHIDHGKSTLADRLIQLCGGLTDREMKEQVLDSMDIERERGITIKAQTVRLMYKADDGETYQINLMDTPGHVDFAYEVSRSLAACEGSILVVDASQGVEAQTLANVYQAIEQDHEIIPVLNKVDLPAADVPRVKEQIEDVIGIDASDAIEVSAKTGLNIKAVLEALVQRLPAPTGDREKPLQAMLVDSWYDSYLGVMALVRVRQGVLKKGQKIKLMQTGAVHLVEQVGAFTPKLTEFKELGPGELGFMSASIKTVADCQVGDTITEEKRPCDAPLPGFKPSIPVVFCGLFPVDANDYPDLRDSLEKLRLNDASFSFEAESSAALGFGFRCGFLGLLHLEIIQERLEREFNLDLITTAPSVVYRINLTNGKQIELHNPADMPDVMKIDSIEEPWIKATIMVPDEYLGPVLALCTERRGEQLELTYVGSRAMAVYKLPLNEVVFDFYDRLKSISRGYASFDYALESYEEGDLVKLSILVNAEPMDALSMIVHRSQADFRGRAMCARLKDLIPRQLFKIAIQAAIGGKVIARETVSAMRKDVTAKCYGGDITRKKKLLEKQKEGKKKMRQFGNVDIPQSAFIEALKMGDN; translated from the coding sequence ATGACCGACCTCAGCCATATCCGTAACTTCGCGATCATCGCCCATATCGACCACGGCAAATCCACGCTGGCGGATCGCCTGATCCAGCTCTGCGGCGGTCTCACCGACCGCGAGATGAAGGAGCAGGTGCTCGACAGCATGGATATCGAGCGCGAGCGCGGCATCACCATCAAGGCGCAGACCGTGCGTCTGATGTACAAGGCCGACGACGGCGAGACCTATCAGATCAACCTGATGGACACGCCGGGCCATGTCGACTTCGCCTACGAGGTGAGCCGTTCGCTCGCGGCCTGCGAGGGGTCCATTCTTGTCGTCGATGCCAGCCAGGGCGTCGAGGCGCAGACCCTCGCCAACGTCTACCAGGCCATCGAGCAGGATCACGAGATCATCCCGGTACTGAACAAGGTCGACCTCCCCGCCGCCGACGTGCCGCGGGTGAAGGAACAGATCGAGGACGTGATCGGAATCGACGCCTCCGATGCGATCGAGGTCTCGGCCAAGACCGGGCTCAACATCAAGGCCGTTCTGGAGGCGCTGGTGCAGCGCCTGCCGGCCCCGACCGGCGACCGCGAGAAGCCGCTGCAGGCGATGCTGGTCGACAGCTGGTACGACAGCTATCTCGGCGTCATGGCACTGGTCCGGGTGCGTCAGGGCGTGCTGAAAAAGGGCCAGAAGATCAAGCTGATGCAAACCGGTGCGGTGCATCTGGTCGAACAGGTCGGCGCTTTCACGCCGAAGCTGACGGAATTCAAGGAGCTCGGCCCGGGCGAGCTCGGTTTCATGAGCGCCTCGATCAAGACCGTCGCCGACTGCCAGGTCGGCGACACCATCACCGAGGAAAAGCGCCCCTGCGACGCCCCGCTGCCGGGCTTCAAACCAAGCATCCCGGTGGTGTTCTGCGGTCTTTTTCCGGTCGATGCCAACGACTACCCGGATCTGCGCGACAGCCTCGAGAAGCTGCGCCTGAACGATGCCAGCTTCAGCTTCGAGGCGGAGAGTTCCGCCGCGCTCGGCTTCGGCTTCCGTTGCGGCTTCCTCGGCCTGCTCCATCTGGAGATCATCCAGGAGCGGCTGGAGCGGGAATTCAATCTCGACCTGATCACCACCGCGCCGAGCGTCGTCTACCGGATCAACCTGACCAACGGCAAACAGATCGAGCTGCACAATCCGGCGGACATGCCGGATGTAATGAAGATCGACTCCATCGAGGAGCCCTGGATCAAGGCGACCATCATGGTGCCGGACGAGTATCTCGGCCCTGTGCTCGCGCTCTGCACCGAGCGCCGCGGCGAGCAGCTCGAGCTGACCTATGTCGGCAGCCGGGCCATGGCCGTCTACAAGCTTCCGCTGAACGAGGTTGTGTTCGATTTCTACGACCGTCTGAAGAGCATCTCGCGCGGCTATGCCAGCTTCGACTATGCGCTGGAAAGCTACGAGGAAGGCGACCTGGTGAAGCTGTCCATCCTGGTCAACGCCGAGCCGATGGACGCGCTCTCGATGATCGTCCATCGCAGCCAGGCCGACTTCCGTGGTCGCGCCATGTGCGCACGCCTGAAGGACCTGATCCCGCGGCAGCTCTTCAAGATCGCCATCCAGGCGGCGATCGGCGGCAAGGTCATCGCCCGCGAGACCGTCAGCGCCATGCGCAAGGACGTGACCGCGAAATGCTACGGCGGCGACATCACGCGGAAGAAGAAGCTGCTGGAGAAGCAGAAGGAAGGCAAAAAGAAGATGCGGCAGTTCGGCAATGTCGACATCCCGCAGAGCGCCTTCATCGAAGCCCTCAAGATGGGCGACAATTAA
- a CDS encoding RidA family protein, which translates to MTASFTTLNPDTLWQVPEAFTPVYAHATEVTDGQKMLFVSGQFGVRPDGSLPEDFTSQAAQAMANVEALLAASRMSFANVAKLTFFLTRSGDAPDLVKLRTEKWGKGRAPAVTVLTVSALARSDYLIEIEAVAVN; encoded by the coding sequence ATGACCGCAAGTTTCACCACGCTCAATCCCGATACCCTCTGGCAGGTTCCGGAGGCCTTCACACCGGTCTATGCCCACGCAACGGAAGTGACGGACGGCCAGAAAATGCTCTTCGTCTCCGGCCAGTTCGGCGTACGCCCGGACGGTAGCCTGCCGGAGGATTTCACCAGCCAGGCGGCGCAGGCGATGGCGAATGTCGAAGCGCTGCTCGCCGCCTCCCGCATGTCCTTCGCCAATGTCGCCAAGCTGACCTTCTTCCTCACCCGCAGCGGCGATGCCCCGGATCTGGTCAAGCTGCGGACGGAGAAATGGGGCAAGGGCCGGGCGCCGGCCGTGACCGTGCTGACCGTCTCCGCTCTGGCGCGGTCAGACTATCTGATCGAGATCGAGGCCGTCGCGGTGAATTGA
- a CDS encoding BKACE family enzyme — protein sequence MTKVWLEAAVNGPWTRSRQPSIPVSPEDIAADCIACAKAGAAILHFHPYDVATGLQVDTTEAYAEVIERVREVNEEVIIYGTLPMAGLPNVSDTMSPAQRFAHVKGLAERRLIEWSVVDPGSTNITHDAWIAEGREGFTYFNPESHVRHGLELCREKGLHPSYAIYEPGFIRQGAALHRAFPGCPKPLYRYMFSDRLTFSFPPELYALEAYNTLREEEAPGAPWMVAGLAVDIRPLIAPAVERGGHVRVGLEDQPFGVDVGNVALVEEALKLIEAAGGTLATPDEVRAGLV from the coding sequence ATGACCAAGGTTTGGCTTGAGGCCGCCGTGAACGGCCCCTGGACCCGGTCGCGGCAACCGTCGATCCCGGTCTCCCCGGAGGACATTGCCGCGGATTGTATCGCCTGCGCGAAGGCGGGCGCGGCGATCCTGCATTTCCATCCCTACGACGTCGCGACAGGCCTGCAGGTCGACACCACCGAGGCCTATGCCGAGGTGATCGAGCGGGTGCGCGAGGTGAACGAGGAGGTGATCATCTACGGCACTCTCCCGATGGCGGGCCTGCCCAACGTCTCCGACACCATGAGCCCCGCCCAGCGCTTCGCCCATGTGAAAGGTCTCGCCGAGCGCCGCCTGATCGAGTGGAGCGTGGTCGATCCCGGCAGCACCAACATCACTCACGATGCCTGGATCGCCGAGGGCCGTGAGGGCTTCACCTATTTCAATCCCGAAAGCCACGTCCGGCACGGGCTCGAGCTCTGCCGGGAGAAGGGGCTGCATCCGAGCTACGCGATCTACGAGCCTGGCTTCATCCGCCAGGGCGCGGCCCTGCATCGGGCCTTTCCGGGATGCCCCAAGCCGCTCTACCGCTACATGTTCTCCGACCGCCTGACCTTCAGCTTTCCGCCGGAGCTCTATGCTCTGGAAGCCTACAACACCCTGCGCGAAGAGGAGGCGCCCGGCGCTCCCTGGATGGTCGCCGGTCTCGCCGTCGACATCCGCCCGCTGATCGCGCCGGCGGTGGAGCGCGGCGGCCATGTCCGGGTCGGGCTGGAGGACCAGCCGTTCGGGGTCGATGTGGGCAACGTCGCTCTGGTCGAGGAGGCGCTGAAGCTGATCGAGGCGGCGGGCGGCACACTCGCGACGCCTGACGAGGTCAGGGCTGGTTTGGTATGA